The Nitrospira sp. genome segment TTCATCATTGCAGGAGCAATTACAAACGTTGCGAGACAGCGAGGCGCGGAAGGGAGTGCGCGAGGGACAGAATTTCGGTGACCGCGGCGCCACCGGCCCGCAGGGCGAAACCTCCAAGGGCGGGGGCGGGGCGGAACGATCGCCGGCAGCCAACAAGTAACGTCCGCGTCAAGTGGCCGGCGCTCCTTTACTTCCGTTTCGTGAACGGGGAAGGGGCGCTGGCTTTCTTATAGCGGTGTGATGGAACGTCGTCAGACAAGAGCGATGGATCACCGAAGCCTCTCACATGGCCGGCCCGTTGGCTCCCAGCGCCTCTGAAGCCTCCCTAAATGCATCTGATCGTCGTTGAGCTGGTCCTGGTAGGAAACGGCCCGTATGGATTTGCGATCGGGACATCCGTTCTGGCTCCTGAAAAATGGTCTCCTGTCCGATTATCCATCGCTCAAGCACGATGAGTGCTGCGAAGTCGCCGTCATCGGCGGCGGGATCACGGGGGCGTTGGTGGCGCACGGCTTGGTGCAGGAAGGCGTGGAGACCGTCCTGGTCGATACCAGAGATATCGGGGCCGGGAGCACGGCTGCCAGCACCGCTCTGCTGCAATATGAAATCGACACGGAGCTTCATGAACTCATTGGCTCGGTGGGGGAGGCGCACGCGGTACGCAGCTACCGGCTTGGCCTGGAAGCCATCGATAGGGTGGAGCGTCTCTGCGGCGAACTGGGGGACGAGTGCGGGTTCGAACGGAAATCCAGCCTCTATCTTGCCAGCCTGAAATCGGACGTATCGAAACTCCGGAAGGAATACGAGGCGCGCAAGGCCTTTGGCTTTCATGTGGAGTATTGGGACGCGAAGGAGATAGGAGCCCGCTCGTCATTTTCCGCCCCCGGGGCGATTCTGTCCCACGGGGATGCTCAAGTCGACCCGTTTCGTTTGACGCATCGGCTGATTCAAGCCGCGAGGCTACAAGGACTCCGGGTCTACGACCGCTGCAAGGTGTCCAAGGTGGAGTCTTCCGGCGGAGGTGTCGTCCTGCACACGAAGCCGGGTTTTCGAATCCGCGGACGACGGGTCGTGTTCGCGACCGGCTACGAATCCCAGCGATATCTGAAACAGAAGGTCGGCTCACTCAAAAGCACGTTTTCAGCGCCATGTTTCCGCGACTCGATATAGAGGTGGCATACACCTGGGCGGGTACGTTCGGCGAGACCAAAGACGGCCTGGCGTACATCGGCCGGACTCGGGAGTTTCCGCATGCCTATTTTGCGCTCGGGTACGGCGGCAACGGCATTACGTTTAGCGTCATTGCGGCGAAGATCATCACCGACCTTCATCTCGGCCGACCGAGTCCTGACGCCGATATTTTTCGGTTCGATCGATGAAAGCGCGCCGATTGCCGAAGCGAACCGGAACGGCCTCACGATGACGCGGTGCTGGAAAATTCCGTAGTTGGGCTTGCCGCGGCTTCCTGCTCCGGGATGGTCTTCGTCTGGAGCTATTTGACCGATGGTGATGCGGCCTACACCTTGGTTCAGGTGACCGTCAATGATCTCATTATGCTGTGGCTGTTTGCTCCGATCGTCGGGTTCCTGGTGAGCAGGACGTCTCCGCTTACGGTTCCGTTCGGGGTCCTGCTGTATCCCGTAGTCGCTTCTAATGTGATTCCTCTGGCCACTGGTACCCTGGTTCGGGCGTGGCTGATTACCCGACCCTGGCAAAACTTGGTTCGAACCGAAACTTCTGCCGCGCTTTGCTCCGGTCACGATAGCGGCCCTGCTGCTGACGCTCGTGTTCATCTTTGCATCTCAAGCGGACAACCTCTTGGCCAAACCCTGGCAGGTGGCTTTGATCGAGATCGTGCCGCTCGATCATGGCCGAGGCCCTCTTGAATGAATTGGGGCAGGGACGCTTCCACGCATGGAGTGCCGGGAGTTTCCCGACCGGGTACGTACATCCGCGATCCATTGAACCCTCAAGCGCCATGGCATAGATCCCGGCCAGCCCTACAGCAAATCCTGGAACGAGTTTGCCGCTCAACCCCTCGACTTGGTGATTACGGTCTGTGATCAGGCCGCCGGTGAGACGTGTCCGATTTTTCCCGGCAAGCCGACGACGCTTCATTGGGGGACGCCCGATCCTGCTAAAGTGGTCGGGAATGAGGCCGACACTCAAGCGGCATTCGACCGTGCTTTCTTCTTTCTCAAAGAGCGGGTCGAGCAGCTGATTGCGGCCTCCGAGCGTTCACAATAGGCTCAGAAGCGATCTCGATCTCCTGCCGTCTGTCGCGCGTATTCGACGTGGCCACCCACCGATCGCTCGACCGGTACCGTCAATCCTGTTAGAGTTGCCACGCGCGACGATTCCCCTGTGAAATCCAACTGCATGAGGGCTCTAAGGTATTTTCATGTCCGGTCCAGTAATTGATCCGATGGCCACGGCCGATGTCGCCATCGTCGGCGCAGGTGCGGCCGGCCTCGCCGCTGCGATTTTTGCCGGAGAAACGGCCGAGCCATCCGGGTCACGATCGATCGTTCTCCTTGATGGGGCCAAGACCATCGGAGCAAAACTTCTCGTGTCCGGTGGAGGCCGCTGCAACGTCACGCATGAGGTGGTGGTGCCGACCGACTTCTTCGGCAATCGCCGCATTATCAAGAATGTGCTGGCCGCATTTTCTATTGACGCCACCATCGCGTGGTTCGCCTCGATGGGTGTTGAACTCAAGCGGGAAGAGACCGGCAAGTTGTTTCCTGTCACTGATAGATCGCGAACCGTCCTGAACGCGCTCGTTGAGCGCTGTCGCGAACTCGGCATCGCTATTCGTTCAGATCATCGCGTGACCAAGATCGCCCGCGTTCCTGATTCGCCGGCGGGATTTGTCGTTCACCATAGTCACGGAGCTCTCGCGGCGAATCGAGTGATATTGGCCACCGGAGGCCGATCGATTCCCAAGTCGGGGAGCGACGGATTGGGCTATGAGCTGGCCCGGCGGCTGGGGCACCATGTCACGCCGACGGTCCCGGCGCTTGCGCCACTCGTGCTGGATGACCGCATGTTTCACAAGAATCTCTCAGGTCTCTCGCAAGAGGTCGAACTCACCACGGTTGTGAAGGGGAAAACGCTCGATGTTCGGAACG includes the following:
- a CDS encoding NAD(P)/FAD-dependent oxidoreductase, whose protein sequence is MSGPVIDPMATADVAIVGAGAAGLAAAIFAGETAEPSGSRSIVLLDGAKTIGAKLLVSGGGRCNVTHEVVVPTDFFGNRRIIKNVLAAFSIDATIAWFASMGVELKREETGKLFPVTDRSRTVLNALVERCRELGIAIRSDHRVTKIARVPDSPAGFVVHHSHGALAANRVILATGGRSIPKSGSDGLGYELARRLGHHVTPTVPALAPLVLDDRMFHKNLSGLSQEVELTTVVKGKTLDVRNGSLLWTHFGISGPVVMDASRFWCLAQEQGEPAEVHGNFFPGENQEQVRQWFMEQTRDHPRRSLGKTLAQRLPQRFTDSLIQHAGCDGQTAIAQLPKKDRDSLLLLMTKFPFPIVRDRGWNYAEVTAGGVPLEEVNFRTMESKLVPGFYLAGEILDCDGRIGGFNFQWAWATGHLAGQAVWRTDA
- a CDS encoding FAD-dependent oxidoreductase, with protein sequence MAYTWAGTFGETKDGLAYIGRTREFPHAYFALGYGGNGITFSVIAAKIITDLHLGRPSPDADIFRFDR
- a CDS encoding FAD-dependent oxidoreductase — translated: MDLRSGHPFWLLKNGLLSDYPSLKHDECCEVAVIGGGITGALVAHGLVQEGVETVLVDTRDIGAGSTAASTALLQYEIDTELHELIGSVGEAHAVRSYRLGLEAIDRVERLCGELGDECGFERKSSLYLASLKSDVSKLRKEYEARKAFGFHVEYWDAKEIGARSSFSAPGAILSHGDAQVDPFRLTHRLIQAARLQGLRVYDRCKVSKVESSGGGVVLHTKPGFRIRGRRVVFATGYESQRYLKQKVGSLKSTFSAPCFRDSI